A window of the Thalassospira indica genome harbors these coding sequences:
- a CDS encoding UDP-glucose 4-epimerase family protein → MKVLLTGATGFLGSRLGEILTQRSDNELTAAVRRPVEVPAGRIVQVPELDGNTDWSDAVRGQTVVIHAAARAHVMKDTATDPLREYRRVNVDGTLNLARQAAEAGIRRFVFISSIKVNGEETSKGQPFTADDDPAPKDDYGISKREAEQGLFQLAFEAGMEVVVIRPPLVYGPGVKGNFASMIRLIDKGIPLPLGAIHNRRSLVALDNLVDLIVTCMAHPDAANQVFLAGDGQDISTTQLLRGVATAMRKPVWLIPVPEFCLMFGAKILGKKAMAQRLLGSLQVDITKAERLLGWKPPLSVEDGFRRCFKQD, encoded by the coding sequence ATGAAAGTATTACTGACGGGGGCAACCGGTTTCCTCGGCTCGCGATTGGGTGAAATTTTAACGCAGCGTTCGGATAACGAACTCACTGCTGCTGTCCGTCGCCCTGTTGAAGTGCCGGCCGGGCGCATTGTTCAAGTGCCTGAATTGGATGGCAATACTGATTGGTCTGACGCTGTTCGCGGCCAAACCGTCGTTATTCATGCCGCCGCCCGCGCACATGTGATGAAAGATACCGCGACTGATCCGCTGCGCGAATACCGGCGGGTAAATGTCGATGGGACACTTAATCTTGCGCGGCAGGCCGCAGAGGCCGGTATCAGACGATTTGTCTTCATCAGTTCGATCAAGGTGAACGGCGAGGAAACATCAAAGGGGCAGCCCTTTACAGCCGATGATGATCCAGCGCCCAAAGATGATTACGGTATCTCCAAGCGTGAAGCAGAACAGGGACTTTTCCAGCTTGCCTTCGAAGCCGGGATGGAGGTTGTGGTCATTCGCCCGCCACTGGTCTACGGGCCCGGGGTGAAAGGCAACTTCGCCAGTATGATCCGGCTTATTGACAAGGGAATACCACTGCCTTTGGGGGCAATTCATAACCGGCGGTCGCTGGTGGCACTTGATAATCTGGTCGATCTGATCGTGACTTGCATGGCCCATCCCGATGCTGCCAATCAGGTTTTTTTGGCGGGCGATGGGCAGGATATTTCGACGACGCAGCTTTTGCGCGGGGTCGCGACAGCCATGCGCAAGCCTGTTTGGTTGATACCCGTGCCGGAATTCTGTTTGATGTTCGGGGCCAAGATACTAGGCAAAAAGGCAATGGCGCAGCGTCTTCTGGGGTCGCTGCAGGTTGATATCACCAAAGCAGAAAGGCTTTTGGGGTGGAAGCCCCCGTTGTCGGTTGAAGACGGCTTTCGCCGTTGTTTCAAACAGGACTAA
- a CDS encoding exopolysaccharide biosynthesis protein — MTKPKNASVEDIVARIGDRAAKDNRVSVGDIVAELGQRSQGPFLLVPALIGVSPIGGIPFAPTFLAALVAVFSLQIIIGRTHLWLPDFLAEREISGDKVRTGLEKIDPVAKRMDRWFGGRFESLISGVAVRIAALMCLILSLSMPMFELVPFAAIAPMSAIAAFGLAILVSDGLLMLAALGMTLGTVILMFQII, encoded by the coding sequence ATGACCAAACCCAAAAATGCATCGGTAGAGGATATCGTAGCGCGTATCGGTGATCGCGCAGCCAAAGACAACCGCGTTTCGGTCGGCGATATTGTCGCCGAGCTTGGACAACGCAGTCAGGGGCCGTTCCTGTTGGTGCCGGCTCTGATTGGTGTGTCGCCGATTGGCGGCATTCCGTTTGCGCCGACCTTTCTGGCCGCACTCGTTGCCGTGTTTTCCCTGCAAATCATCATCGGACGCACGCATTTATGGCTGCCCGATTTTCTGGCAGAGCGCGAGATTTCTGGCGATAAAGTCCGCACAGGGCTGGAAAAGATCGACCCGGTGGCCAAGCGCATGGATCGCTGGTTCGGCGGGCGGTTTGAAAGCCTGATCAGCGGGGTTGCCGTGCGGATCGCAGCACTTATGTGCTTGATCCTGTCGCTGTCGATGCCGATGTTTGAGCTTGTCCCCTTTGCCGCCATCGCCCCGATGAGCGCCATTGCCGCCTTTGGCTTGGCGATCCTGGTCAGCGATGGCCTTTTGATGCTGGCCGCCCTTGGCATGACCCTCGGCACCGTGATTTTGATGTTTCAGATTATCTGA
- a CDS encoding DUF1413 domain-containing protein produces MTQLDLDKLKSTLAARTPGPFHFHEIYGQGWDALYIGDKVKLGHAFLNAVRAGKLPGVIDTGTKKGGGRLYLWKPRGA; encoded by the coding sequence ATGACACAGCTTGATCTCGATAAACTGAAAAGCACCCTTGCCGCCCGCACCCCCGGCCCGTTTCATTTCCATGAAATCTATGGGCAGGGCTGGGATGCGCTTTATATCGGCGACAAGGTCAAACTCGGCCACGCGTTCCTGAATGCCGTGCGCGCCGGAAAACTTCCCGGCGTGATCGATACCGGCACCAAGAAAGGCGGCGGGCGGTTATATCTGTGGAAACCGCGCGGGGCTTAG
- a CDS encoding DUF952 domain-containing protein, translating to MTNTTDDMIYRVLGSDEWAEALSAGQYDGAPHDIADGFIHFSTQDTLAATLALHYAGRDHLKLLRVPVAPIAAKIKWEPARGGTLFPHLYDVLSVEHVTKVDEIRLDENGVHILPKDLR from the coding sequence ATGACAAATACAACTGATGACATGATCTATCGCGTATTGGGTTCGGATGAATGGGCAGAAGCGCTCAGTGCCGGACAATATGACGGTGCGCCGCATGATATTGCCGATGGCTTTATCCATTTCTCGACCCAGGATACGCTGGCCGCAACGCTTGCGCTGCATTATGCCGGGCGCGATCACTTGAAACTTTTGCGCGTGCCGGTCGCGCCGATTGCGGCCAAGATCAAGTGGGAACCGGCGCGTGGTGGCACCCTGTTCCCGCATTTGTATGATGTTCTGTCGGTGGAACATGTGACCAAGGTTGATGAAATCCGCCTTGATGAAAACGGTGTTCACATCCTGCCCAAAGATTTGCGCTAA
- a CDS encoding LysR family transcriptional regulator, producing MKKSHEMSRADLMARVIPLAPVLAAIARENSFSKAAEKLGVHQSAISHRITQLEEALGFALFERTTRQITPTEYGRVLCAAALETVGVWDGAFDRLEKFRTEGTVRLSVASALAMKWVLPNLASAQQAGLEIALDVNDRPVDFAKGTMDAAIRFGAGPYPGLHSSLLKKAAIVPVARPGYVGGGRGLQDILGDPDVALLKDAVGERDGTDFSWGYYCAKAGLSLDADRKALAFDRADLVLQAAINGMGIGLGRTLLIEGDIAQGFLAPVGPAVPMKSAYWLVCSPEFSKTERHAKLLGWLRDQMK from the coding sequence ATGAAGAAATCTCATGAAATGTCGCGGGCGGATCTGATGGCGCGGGTGATCCCGCTGGCCCCGGTTCTGGCCGCCATTGCGCGTGAAAACAGTTTCAGCAAGGCGGCCGAAAAGCTTGGTGTGCATCAATCGGCCATCAGTCACCGCATCACCCAGCTTGAAGAGGCGCTTGGCTTTGCGTTGTTTGAGCGCACCACGCGCCAGATCACGCCGACCGAATATGGCCGGGTGCTGTGTGCGGCGGCGCTTGAAACGGTGGGTGTCTGGGACGGGGCGTTTGACCGGCTGGAAAAATTCCGGACAGAAGGCACGGTGCGCCTGTCGGTGGCATCAGCATTGGCGATGAAATGGGTGTTGCCCAATCTGGCGAGTGCCCAGCAGGCGGGGCTTGAGATTGCCTTGGATGTCAATGACCGGCCGGTGGATTTCGCAAAGGGCACGATGGATGCCGCCATTCGCTTTGGTGCCGGGCCCTATCCCGGTTTGCATTCCAGCTTGCTTAAAAAGGCAGCGATCGTACCGGTCGCCCGTCCGGGCTATGTCGGCGGGGGCAGGGGGCTTCAAGACATTCTTGGCGATCCTGACGTTGCCTTGCTTAAGGATGCGGTGGGGGAGCGCGATGGCACGGATTTCAGCTGGGGCTATTACTGCGCGAAGGCCGGTTTAAGCCTTGATGCGGATCGCAAGGCATTGGCCTTTGATCGTGCCGATCTGGTGTTGCAGGCGGCAATCAACGGCATGGGCATCGGGCTTGGCCGAACCCTTCTGATTGAAGGCGATATCGCGCAAGGGTTTCTTGCACCGGTTGGTCCTGCGGTTCCCATGAAATCGGCCTATTGGCTGGTCTGCAGTCCGGAATTTTCCAAGACGGAACGCCATGCGAAGCTTTTGGGCTGGCTTAGGGATCAGATGAAATAG
- a CDS encoding PhzF family phenazine biosynthesis protein, whose translation MSTSQEKTHTVPVQIVNAFVKNGTGGNPAGVVLDADQYSEAQKLLIAQKVGLSETAFVSKSETCGIKLDFFTPNKRIAHCGHATIATFSYLAEIGRFADGETSKETVDGPRKIILENGMAYMEQLAPTYTPATDWVDHGVTLEDVLNSLSISEDDLDVRARPVLVNTGNNFIVVAVKDQATLQNITPDQDAINAISEKLDLIGYYIFTTDTGDAGDAGIDATTRMFAPRYGIEEEAATGMAAGPLACVLHDVLAIKKDTFLIAQGAFMAEPSPSQIKVTLNLKDGRITGLMAGGKGKVMKSLEITI comes from the coding sequence ATGAGTACATCTCAAGAAAAAACCCATACCGTCCCGGTCCAGATCGTCAATGCGTTTGTGAAAAACGGAACGGGTGGCAACCCGGCCGGTGTCGTGCTTGATGCCGACCAATATAGCGAGGCGCAAAAGCTTTTGATCGCGCAGAAAGTCGGCCTGTCGGAAACCGCCTTTGTCTCGAAATCCGAGACCTGTGGCATCAAACTTGATTTCTTTACGCCCAACAAGCGTATCGCCCATTGCGGGCATGCGACCATCGCCACCTTTTCCTATCTCGCCGAAATTGGCCGCTTTGCCGATGGCGAGACCTCCAAGGAAACCGTCGATGGCCCGCGCAAGATCATCCTGGAAAACGGCATGGCCTATATGGAGCAACTGGCCCCGACCTACACCCCGGCAACCGACTGGGTTGATCACGGTGTCACGCTTGAGGATGTCCTGAATTCACTGTCAATCTCTGAGGATGATCTCGATGTCCGTGCCCGCCCGGTTCTGGTCAATACTGGCAATAACTTCATCGTCGTCGCGGTCAAGGACCAAGCCACACTTCAAAACATCACACCCGATCAGGACGCCATCAACGCGATCAGCGAGAAGCTGGATCTGATCGGCTATTACATCTTCACCACCGACACCGGTGACGCAGGTGATGCCGGGATTGACGCCACCACCCGCATGTTCGCCCCGCGCTATGGCATCGAAGAAGAAGCCGCCACCGGCATGGCCGCCGGCCCGCTGGCCTGCGTGCTCCATGATGTGCTCGCAATCAAAAAGGACACGTTCCTGATCGCCCAAGGCGCATTCATGGCCGAACCCTCCCCCAGCCAGATCAAGGTCACGCTAAACCTCAAAGACGGCCGCATCACCGGCCTGATGGCCGGCGGCAAAGGCAAGGTGATGAAAAGCCTTGAGATCACGATCTAG
- a CDS encoding helix-turn-helix domain-containing protein yields MLITHLDQLGPEIRKARKALGLSQTDLSLATGLSIKFLSQLETGKADNPSFANILDIIRALGGQVMLDWSDIPTETDPGQSNGDRA; encoded by the coding sequence GTGCTTATCACTCACTTGGATCAGCTTGGCCCGGAAATCCGCAAGGCGCGCAAGGCGCTTGGCCTGTCGCAGACCGACCTGTCGCTCGCCACCGGCTTGAGCATCAAGTTCCTCAGCCAGCTTGAGACCGGCAAGGCCGACAATCCGAGTTTTGCCAACATCCTGGATATCATCCGCGCCCTTGGCGGTCAGGTGATGCTTGATTGGTCGGATATACCGACTGAAACCGATCCCGGCCAAAGCAACGGAGACCGGGCATGA